DNA sequence from the Clupea harengus unplaced genomic scaffold, Ch_v2.0.2, whole genome shotgun sequence genome:
ctcacactctctctctctctctctctctatctatctctctttctctctctctctctctctatctatctctctttttctctctctctctctctctcccatctctctctctctccccatctctctctccccatctctcttccctctctctctctctatctttctctctctctctctctctcttcctctcccatctctctctccccatctctctcccatctctctctctcccatctctctctccctctctctctctctcctccatctctctctctccccatctctctctccccatctctctctctctctttgaggttgatggtttgtgtttggtgtcattttgttacaatgatgaatgaatgtctgtgtgttctgtgtgtgtgtgtgtgtgtgtgtgtgtctgtgtctgtgtctgtgtgtgtgtgtgtgcatgtgtctgtgtctatgtgtgtgtgtgtctgtgtgtgtgtgtgtctgtgtgtctgtgtgtgtgtgtgtgtgtggtgtgtgtctgtgtctgtgtctgtgtgtgtgtgtgtgtgtgtgtgtgtgtgtctctctctctcaggctgagcTGGTAAACAGTGACCCAGCCCTGGTGACCCTGTCTGGTCTGGTGGAGTGGGTTGTGTACTGTGTGAGGGTCCAGACGCGCTACGACTTCTACCGCAAGTACTCCGCCTACACCGCCCCTCGGTGCATACGCACACAAGgtaagggactgtgtgtgtgtgtgtgtgtgtgtgtgtgtgtgtgtgtgtgtgtgtgtgtgtgtgtgtgtgtgtgtgtgtgtgtgtgagtgtgagtgagtgtgtgtgttagagagagagagagtgtgtgtgtgtgtgtgtgtgtgtgtgtgtgtgtgtgtgtgtgtgtggggggggcggcgCGCGGGCGTATACATTTGCCAATCCATACTCTTTGTGAACCTCtaacactgtgtgtgcatgcttctgTGTATCTATCTGCAGGCCAGACTCCGTACTGGCAGGTGGCGCTGTGGTTCCTGCTCTCCCTGGGGGTGGTCTTTGCAGTGGTGCTGCTGTCTGCCTTCAGCTTCCTCCGCTTCTTCGGGGTCTTAAAGTCCACCTACTTTCCCAGCAACCAGCTGCCAATCCACATACAAGAGGTACACatacaggatacacacacacacacacacacacacacacacacacacacacacacacacacacacacatacaggatacacacacacacacacacacacacacacaaacttatacagatacaggatagacacacacacacgacacacacacacgacacacacacacacgacacacacacacacacacacacacacacacacacacacttatacagatacaggatagacacacacacgacacacacacacacttatacagttacaatagacacacacacacgcgcacacacacacacacacactcacacagatacaagagacacacacactcttacacagatacaagacacacacacacacacacacacactcttatacagatacaagacacacagacactcttataCAGATACaagacacacaatcactcttATACAgatacaagacacacacacacacacacacacacacacatatacagtaccagtcaaaagtttggacacaccttacattttttttgagtgttttctttacttttattattttctacattgtagatttataccgaagacatttaaactatgaaagaacacatatggaatgatgttttaaacaaaaaaaagcgttatctaccatgtagaaaataataaaagtaaagaaaaaactttacacacacacacacacacacacacacccacacccacacccacacacacacacactaacacacacacacacacacacacacacactaacacacacacactaacacacacacacacacacacacactcacacacactcacacacactcacacacacacacacacacacacacacacacacacacacacacacacacacacacacacacacacacacccccttcaactctttctttcctctctctccctttagtATCTTCAGGATGCAGCCTCTGACAGGCCACGCCTCCTGACCCCAGAGTCAGATTCGGAGCTTCTGATTGGCCAACTGGACATCTGCCCTGAGGTGGCGGTTGCCCCAGCGACGGGTGTCCTGGAGATGCAGTCAGAGCTGGAGTATGCGCATCACGATCGCCATGGCAGCGGAGATTCGGGCATGTACTCGGCTGAGGAGGCGTCAGGAGGGGGTGTGGCCTTACAGGAGACGGAGAAGCacaagggaagaggagagagggagggagagaggaagaatgaagaggaagaggaagaggaagatgaaggagtgagagacGTTTGCGTTTAAGACACGGGGATAAACCGGAGAAACCGGAGAAACTCTAGCCTTCTTCTAGAAgccattttttttactctttcaggtttttttgtcaatttccttttttttccttctgtctttccgtctctctttcattcattcttgctttcccttcatctctctcctctcctttaaaTTTGAAAAGTGACCCAGAAGAATGAACCAATCAGCTTGAGGCTTTGAAAAGGGACAGAGAAGAGTGAGCCAATCAGCTTGAGCCTTTGAAAAGGGACCCAGAAGTgtgagccatgtgtgtgtgtgtgtgtgtgtgtgtgtgtgtgtggtgtgtgtgtgtgtgtgtgtgtgtgtgtgtgtgtgtgtgtgtgtgtgtgtgtgtgtgtgtgtgtgtgtgtgtgtgtgtgtgtgctcagaagCATTAATCAAAGCCTCATATTGAGGCTGCAGTTTATCCCACTATGATTCTTATAGAATCTGGACACTGAAGCACCTTtccatcacctctctctctttctctctctctccctctctctctctctctctctctctctccctctctctctctctctttctctctctctccctctctctctctctctttctctctctctcttttcatcatctctctctctttcacctctctctccctctctctctctctctttctcttttatcacctctctctctctttctctctctcttttcatcacctctctctctttcacctctctctccatttctccctgtctctctctctctctcctcatttacAATCATCTATAATCAAAATGATTAGTTCTGTATCCCAGTGGAAAGTTAATGGTTGGAATATCTGACGTCTGCTGAACTCAGATCTGTAAGCTTGATCTATTGAGGTTGCTCTTTAGTGAGAATATCTGACGTCTGCTGAACTCAGATCAGTAAACTCTTTAGTTTAGAGCTTAACAATTTGAGTGTTAGGGTGAAAAGCGCTCTTTCGAAACAGTTCAGCCAACTGCAGTGCAGAAAGAGTCTTGTGGtggtcacagaaacacacacacacacacacacacacacacacacactcacacacaaacacacactcacacacacacacacacacactcacacacactcacacacacacacacacacacacacactcacacacacacacactcacacacacacacactcacacacacacacacacacacactcacacacacacacacacacacactcactcacacacacacacacacacatacacacacacacacacacactcacacacacactcacaagacaaaccttctgttcctctctctcttcccctttctctctctctccctccatccaaaGAATCTCTGCTATTTAAGACAGCTAGTGCACGCTTTAGCACTGCAAGAAATAGCCCAACAGGCCTCATAATGTACTGGATAATCTactgcgagagagtgtgtgtgtgtgtgtgtgtgtgtgtgtgtgtgtgtgtgtgtgtgtgtgtgtgtgtgtgcgtgcgtgcactgCAAGAAATAGCCCAACAGGCCTCATAATGTACTGGATAATCTactgcgagagtgtgtgtgtgtgagtgtgtgtgtgtgtgtgtgtgtgtgtgtgtgtgtgcgtgcactgcAGGAAATAGCCTAACAGGCCTCATAATGTACTGGATAATCTactgcgagagtgtgtgtgtgtgtgtgtgtgtgtgtgtgagtgtgtgtgtgcactgcaggaAATAGCCTAACAGGCCTcataatgtactgtataatCTACTGCCCTCCGTGGGGAGGGTTTCACAAATCACACCTGCTTTTTAGTTGATGTTTTTGGAGTGGTGTGTGGTTGattttgcaagtgtgtgttcagtgtctgctgctgagcgtgtgtgtgtgtgtgtgtgtgtgtgtgtgtgtgttcagtgtctgctgctgagcgtgtgtgtgtgtgtgtgtgtgtgtgttcagtgtctgCTGTGGTTAGCACGGCTTGGGACTTCCTGGCTGGTGTGCTCTACAGCGCCTTAAAgaggcgtgtgtgagtgtgtgtgtgtgtctgtgtgtgtgtgtttgtgtgtgtgtgtgtgtgtgtatatatatgtgtgtgtgtgtgtgtgtgtgtgtgtgtgtgtcatcgtgCCATCATGTACTCTACCCTCAGTCATGCCATCATGTACTCTTGCCATGTGCACTTAAACCTGCTTTtggataaatacaaataaagtccaTTTTACATTGCCGtacttctctttgtgtgtgtgtgtgtgtgtgttgctctaaTGTGTTGCTGTCGAATGTGTTGTAGCCCTCTGTTAAAAGCTACTGTAACACTCTAAAAGAGCCCTGTGTTAAAAAGCAAACACCCCAAAGTCGTTGTAGTGTTCAAACGAAGATGTTTTTTAACGATGTTCTTAATTATGCTtttaaccatgttttttttttttatatgctgTTTTAACTATGTCTTAActaagttaaaaaaaacaatgtttttactgtagcactctgagattctgccgagtgcgctataaattaaattaattattattattattattatttattatgttgTGAAGTTGGTAAAGAGCGTCTGGGTGATGGGGAAGAGCAAGCTCGCGAAACATTGTGGTTTTCTGGGGCGGATGTTCGAATTGGATGTTCTATACACGACCGTTCGTCATTCTGAATCATACTTTATTAAGATTGACGGATCGTTGTCATTCATTCATGACCTCCTGCATTGAGAACCAACGCCTACGAATCACTTTTTGAACTGCACTCCCTTCTTGCGCCACATTAGCGTCAAGACCACAGGTTAGTAAGCAACGCTGATGTGCGAACTCGATTAAAGGCGAATTTCGCGATTGCTTATTGCTCCGACCATTACACTGCTAGTTGCTAGTTGACTTCAGGATAGAGTGATTATCAGCACAGCACTGTTATAGACCATAGGCACTAGTCAACTTTCAAACGGTGACACAGGTTTATGTCATTCCCTTGGTAGCCTACTTGcagaacacaagaacacacacacaacacaagaacacacacacacacaacacattaggCTACACGCTAGAAATCCTCTCAAGCAAAAACAATTCAACAACACCATATTACCACACACGACATTCTACTCTCAACATGCCCCTGATATATATCCTCGGGTGACCTatgttaccccccccccatcaggtTTGGCAGGTAGGGAACGAGCAACTATCCAATCCAGTGCAGGCGGTGGCACGGTGCGTTCGAAACCAGCAGCACTTCCGCTGTGCGGCACACTGTCTGCGCgtcagtgttgccaacttagcGACTTTGTCCCTATATCTGGCGACTTTCCAGACCCCCTTGGCGACTTTATTAGCAAAATGCGACTAGCGACAAATCTAATGACTTTGTTCTGTtatttggtggattattgtgttgacaaagcactgaaaaagaaTCTCACATATCCCGTTCTGCAGTTCATGTTACAACcgacttttgggagagctaCCTTTCGGTTAAAGGAGCGACACTGAGAACAACGGCACGGCCACCGGCACGGCCACCGGCAGAGCGCATCACCGGAGGGTCACAGCGGGGGCAGCCGGTCGAggacacacatcctcacaccgCTGAGATGCGGACATGCGGAACACTCTGAGATCTGTGTTGGCGGCTGTCTTCTGTTTGTCCGGTAGGTGAAGAAGAACGAAAGCTAAAAAAACAGGGCTCCTGCGCTGATTTGATCCCTTGAGTCATATGCTTAAAGTGTTAAACAAGATGTGCTACACATTGTTACTACTGTTGTACTACAAAAAGCCTCGGGTTTAAAAAGAGCAAAGTGACTATTGGTACGGAGTCCGTGGCGAAAAGAGGGCCCCCTGGTGGCCATCTGCAGAAGCGCTTCATGCTCAATTTTGAATGAACTGCTTATGGTCGGTGAGCGGCGGTACGTGTTATACCTCTGAAATAGTTGAAAATAACCACAGAGTCAGTCATAGTTTTCTTCATCAAGTTGAATGCTGTTTACTCGACAAtcacaaaagacagagagagaaacccgcGATTTCCCCCTGAACTAATATCCAGAGACTCAAACAATCGATCCTCAGATCATGGATTAAGGCAGAATCACTAGATAACTGATGACTATCAGAAACATAATATTGGCTGAATGAATTAAATATCTAAGGCACATTAATACCATTTAAACATTTACTATTCTCGTAAAGCCAACAATATGGATTTTTACCATTTTCACCACTAAACACACGCTGTGCTCCATCTGTGTGATATGTTGATATGTTATCAAAAACCTGAATCAAACATTTAAagctcacacacagtacagcagtGTATCAAACGCCTtaacaaacatttaaagctcaatttaaatcaatgtttgGATCATAATAGCTGAATGTGCCAGCTGAATGTACCATGTAACATACGCCGTGTCCAAAATGAACTGCTTATGGTACTgatagtcagtgtgtgtgtgtgtgtgtgtgtgtgtgtgtgtgtgtgtgtgtgtgtgtgtgtgtgtgtgtgtgtgagtgcttatgtggtgtggtgtgtgtgtgtgtgtgtgtgtgtgtgtgtgtgtgtgtgtgtgtgtgtgtgtgtgtgtgtgtgagtgagtgtgtgtgtgtcagtggctgtACGCCGTGTCCAAGATGTGCTTATggtgtcagtgctgtgtgtgtgtgtgtgtgtgtgtgtgtgtgtgtgtgtgtgtcagtgtcagtggctGTACTCCGTGTCCAAGATGAACTGCTTATGGTCggtcagtggctgtgtgtgtgtgtgtgtgtgtgtgtgtgtcagtggctgtACTCCGTGTCCAAGATGAACTGCTTATGGTCggtcagtggctgtgtgtgtgtgtgtcagtgtcagtggctGTACGCCGTGTCCAAGTGTCTCTGATTCAATCCATTTCTGATAAAGTTAGGGACTAAACATCCGGTCCACCAGGCCCCGATGGTTGGATCACACTCGGCCCCCTAATGAAAGAGTGACGTGCCTTGCAAACGTGTAGCTAAACTAAAACCCCTGCTAAATCCCTCATTCCACCGGATAACAATTCATACATCAATACACTTTCAAATATATTGTGTCTGTATACGCCGTTTTAATTTACAACAATAATGCTTTTAATGAATTGCTACTGAGTTACATCAGTTTTACAcaacaaactgtttttttttttttttaaagaaaattcAAAAAAGGAATATGCTggttgcaaaagtattcaaacCCTTTCCCTTTGCCAAACCTCAGTTCACTAGGTACACAATGCTACCTTCAGAAGGAACTTTAATTAGTTGGGTGGGGTCAACTGtagtgtataataataataatggttcAGAATGGACAATCACAGAATGCAGCTTAATACACCTGTGTTAGAGAGGACCCTCAGTTAGTCTGAACCCGGAGGCAAAGGCTTCACCATGGCGACAGCACtctccaaacactccaccatagcGACCAG
Encoded proteins:
- the LOC122132605 gene encoding interferon alpha/beta receptor 1b-like — its product is MMPQAAELVNSDPALVTLSGLVEWVVYCVRVQTRYDFYRKYSAYTAPRCIRTQGQTPYWQVALWFLLSLGVVFAVVLLSAFSFLRFFGVLKSTYFPSNQLPIHIQEYLQDAASDRPRLLTPESDSELLIGQLDICPEVAVAPATGVLEMQSELEYAHHDRHGSGDSGMYSAEEASGGGVALQETEKHKGRGEREGERKNEEEEEEEDEGVRDVCV